One Echinicola strongylocentroti DNA window includes the following coding sequences:
- a CDS encoding acyl-CoA thioesterase has protein sequence MGKAKRVQESEVIMTEMVLPNDTNTLNNLMGGKLMHWLDVVGAIAAQKHSNRIVVTASADSISFQHPIALGNVVTLKAQVTRSFNSSMEVYIEVWAEDIPANKKTKTHRAFFTFVAVDQNGRPIEVPKLEPGTDEEKELFDGALRRRQLRLVLSKRMDPKDAVELKSIFGLEEALGAKKE, from the coding sequence ATGGGAAAAGCAAAGCGAGTACAGGAATCTGAAGTAATCATGACCGAGATGGTCCTGCCCAACGACACCAATACGCTCAACAACCTCATGGGAGGAAAATTGATGCATTGGCTGGATGTCGTGGGTGCTATCGCTGCACAGAAGCACTCCAACAGGATCGTAGTCACTGCTTCAGCAGACAGTATTTCTTTCCAGCATCCCATTGCCCTTGGCAATGTCGTCACACTAAAAGCCCAAGTAACACGCTCCTTCAATAGCTCCATGGAAGTCTATATTGAAGTATGGGCTGAGGACATCCCAGCCAATAAGAAAACCAAGACACACCGGGCATTTTTCACCTTTGTCGCCGTGGACCAAAACGGCCGTCCCATCGAGGTCCCCAAACTAGAGCCTGGCACTGATGAAGAAAAAGAACTCTTTGATGGAGCACTTCGCAGACGGCAGTTACGATTGGTGCTTTCCAAAAGAATGGATCCAAAAGATGCCGTGGAACTTAAATCCATCTTTGGTCTAGAAGAGGCATTGGGCGCAAAGAAGGAGTAG
- a CDS encoding DUF3817 domain-containing protein → MDNEHQLQLLKRFRIISYAEGISYLLLLFIAMPLKYTMDMPLAVKYTGWVHGILFIVYVYLVFPTRRGLNWTFRRTLFALIASVLPFGPFLFDRKLRQQGHKIEDQA, encoded by the coding sequence ATGGATAACGAACACCAATTACAACTACTCAAAAGATTCAGGATCATAAGTTACGCAGAAGGCATTTCCTATCTGCTCCTGCTTTTTATAGCGATGCCGCTCAAGTACACAATGGATATGCCTTTGGCTGTCAAATACACGGGCTGGGTGCATGGCATCCTTTTTATTGTTTACGTTTATCTGGTATTTCCTACCAGAAGAGGCCTTAACTGGACATTTCGTCGGACGCTATTTGCATTGATTGCATCTGTTTTGCCTTTTGGTCCTTTTCTATTTGACAGGAAATTGCGACAACAAGGTCATAAGATAGAAGACCAAGCCTAA
- a CDS encoding Dps family protein: protein MITSEKRVFKKLGYNAEESEKIVKSLNKLLANYHVHYQKLRNFHWNVTGGDFFDLHEKFEELYTESFENIDLIAERIRIFGMTPLSLIKDYLEHSDITEVGTDLPSDEMVKEVLKDFEVLAENMNECAESVAELGDSATEDMLIAMIKSIELHHWMLTSFLK from the coding sequence ATGATTACTTCAGAAAAAAGAGTTTTTAAGAAATTAGGTTATAACGCCGAAGAATCGGAAAAAATCGTAAAATCCCTTAATAAATTACTGGCCAATTATCACGTACACTACCAAAAGCTCAGGAACTTCCACTGGAATGTTACCGGAGGGGACTTCTTTGACCTGCACGAGAAATTTGAGGAACTGTACACGGAGTCTTTCGAGAATATCGACTTGATCGCCGAGAGAATCAGGATCTTCGGCATGACGCCACTCAGTTTGATCAAAGACTACTTGGAGCATTCCGATATTACTGAAGTGGGCACAGACTTACCATCTGATGAAATGGTAAAAGAAGTCCTCAAAGACTTCGAAGTATTAGCAGAAAACATGAATGAATGTGCAGAAAGTGTAGCAGAGCTAGGTGATTCCGCTACAGAGGACATGCTGATTGCCATGATCAAGAGCATTGAGCTGCACCACTGGATGCTGACATCATTTCTTAAGTAA
- a CDS encoding phosphoenolpyruvate carboxylase, with amino-acid sequence MSNTYQTEVAKRFTIYNSLFLDLPFDDIYRTGTLLPILSSECKKGFTEGKTPKEIINSFFEGMLASDSSKEKHNLLFQLVQYVERQVVLFDSIEDAAFEKINDVKGKGTMNALISRVETDKKKAELIEKLRTFSIRLTLTAHPTQFYPGNVLAIITDLESAIRKDDLGSIDALLRQLGKTAFINKEKPSPYEEAVSLCWFLEHVFYKSIPDIMARVLRRLDIPLHEWDNPDLLKVGFWPGGDRDGNPFVTHQITMDVADKLQETILRCLYRDVRKVRRRMTFKGVESLMLEAENGIYKTLYGGEKVLKSKEDLLKILLKAREIIIESHDGLFLDILDEFILKVNVFGFYFASMDMRQDSRKHAALWEEIIEVTQGKDALKKYQEGNEEEQINTILSFKELPNPKSLKDEFHQEMLESIASISYVQDNNGSEGLHRYIISNCQSELHILQVYQLNKLTLAPKGDLKLDIVPLFETIDDLAAAPEIMERLYSNKVYAAHLKARGKKQSIMLGFSDGTKDGGYIRANWSILRAKEELTNASRKYEVSVVFFDGRGGPPARGGGNMHNFYASLGDQVENEEIQVTIQGQTISANYGKPVSCTYNLEQLLSAGLENHLYPTEENRLTDDQRALIDEMADISYQAYKEFKSHPQFVSYLEKVTPLKFFGKTNIGSRPLKRSKGEAMKFEDLRAIPFVGSWAQMKQNIPGFYGVGKAITEMEKRGKKDQVTKLYQDSLFFRSLMGNSMQSLAKSYYPATAYLKDDKEYGGFWELMHSEYQQSFKKILEISGMNELLEDNAVSSQSIEIREKIVLPLITIQQYAIQEMLETGKEDTVLQKLVLRTMFGIINAARNAA; translated from the coding sequence ATGTCAAATACCTACCAGACTGAAGTAGCCAAACGGTTTACCATTTACAACAGTTTATTTCTAGACCTGCCATTTGATGACATTTATAGGACAGGGACTTTGCTCCCGATCTTGTCTTCTGAATGCAAGAAAGGCTTCACTGAGGGGAAAACCCCAAAAGAGATTATCAATTCATTTTTTGAAGGCATGTTGGCCTCTGATTCATCCAAGGAAAAACACAATTTACTGTTTCAGCTGGTTCAATATGTAGAAAGACAGGTTGTTCTTTTTGACTCTATTGAAGATGCTGCATTTGAAAAAATCAACGATGTGAAAGGTAAAGGTACCATGAACGCGTTGATTTCCAGGGTGGAAACAGATAAGAAGAAGGCAGAGCTGATCGAGAAGTTAAGGACTTTCTCCATTCGTCTTACCCTGACGGCCCACCCTACGCAGTTTTATCCTGGCAATGTATTGGCCATCATTACTGATCTGGAATCGGCTATCCGTAAGGATGATTTGGGCAGCATCGATGCTTTGCTGAGGCAGTTGGGCAAGACGGCCTTTATCAATAAAGAAAAACCGTCTCCTTATGAGGAAGCAGTCAGCTTGTGCTGGTTTTTAGAGCATGTATTCTACAAGAGTATCCCGGATATCATGGCCAGGGTGCTTAGAAGGCTTGACATCCCTCTTCATGAATGGGATAACCCTGACCTGCTCAAGGTCGGCTTTTGGCCAGGTGGCGACCGTGACGGTAACCCGTTCGTGACACATCAAATCACCATGGATGTGGCTGATAAGTTGCAGGAAACTATTCTTAGGTGTCTGTACCGGGATGTCAGGAAGGTGAGAAGGAGAATGACCTTCAAAGGGGTAGAGTCCCTGATGCTGGAGGCCGAAAACGGTATTTACAAAACCCTTTATGGAGGAGAAAAAGTATTGAAGTCAAAAGAGGACTTGTTGAAGATTCTTTTGAAAGCCAGAGAGATCATTATCGAATCGCATGATGGACTGTTCTTGGATATTCTGGATGAGTTTATCCTGAAGGTGAATGTGTTTGGATTTTATTTTGCATCCATGGACATGCGCCAAGACAGTAGAAAACACGCAGCGCTATGGGAAGAAATCATCGAAGTGACCCAAGGAAAAGATGCGTTGAAAAAATACCAGGAAGGTAATGAGGAGGAGCAGATCAATACGATTCTTTCTTTCAAGGAATTGCCAAATCCGAAGTCACTGAAGGATGAGTTTCATCAGGAAATGCTCGAAAGTATAGCCTCTATCAGCTATGTGCAGGATAATAATGGTAGCGAAGGGCTACATCGATATATTATTTCCAATTGCCAATCAGAGCTACACATACTTCAAGTGTACCAGTTGAATAAGCTTACACTGGCTCCGAAGGGAGACCTGAAGTTGGATATCGTACCGCTTTTTGAAACCATCGATGACTTGGCAGCAGCGCCGGAAATCATGGAGCGACTTTATTCCAACAAAGTATATGCTGCACACCTGAAGGCAAGAGGCAAAAAGCAAAGCATTATGTTAGGCTTCTCCGATGGTACCAAAGACGGTGGCTATATCCGAGCCAACTGGTCTATTTTGCGTGCCAAGGAAGAGCTTACCAACGCTTCCAGAAAGTATGAAGTGAGCGTGGTGTTCTTTGATGGTAGGGGTGGACCTCCTGCCAGAGGTGGCGGAAACATGCACAACTTCTACGCTTCGCTGGGTGACCAAGTAGAAAATGAAGAAATCCAAGTGACCATTCAGGGACAAACCATTAGCGCCAACTATGGCAAGCCGGTTTCTTGTACCTATAACTTGGAGCAATTGCTCAGTGCTGGATTGGAGAATCACTTGTACCCAACCGAAGAAAACAGGCTGACTGATGACCAGAGGGCGTTGATCGATGAAATGGCCGATATCAGTTATCAGGCGTATAAGGAGTTTAAGAGCCATCCACAGTTTGTGTCCTACTTAGAAAAAGTAACCCCGCTCAAGTTCTTTGGTAAGACCAATATCGGTTCGAGACCACTGAAGAGAAGCAAAGGGGAGGCCATGAAGTTTGAAGACCTGAGAGCCATTCCTTTTGTAGGATCATGGGCACAGATGAAGCAAAATATTCCAGGTTTTTACGGAGTGGGCAAGGCCATCACGGAAATGGAAAAAAGAGGCAAAAAGGATCAGGTGACCAAGCTTTACCAAGATTCCCTTTTCTTCCGTTCGCTGATGGGCAACTCCATGCAGTCACTCGCTAAATCCTACTATCCAGCCACGGCTTATCTAAAAGACGATAAGGAATATGGCGGTTTCTGGGAGCTGATGCATTCAGAATATCAGCAGTCATTCAAGAAGATACTGGAGATCTCAGGGATGAATGAGTTACTGGAAGACAATGCAGTAAGTAGCCAGTCTATAGAGATTCGGGAAAAGATAGTATTGCCACTCATCACCATCCAACAGTATGCTATTCAAGAAATGCTGGAAACGGGTAAGGAAGATACGGTCTTGCAGAAACTGGTTCTAAGAACCATGTTTGGTATTATCAACGCAGCAAGGAATGCGGCGTAA
- a CDS encoding lactonase family protein, which yields MESLINNIYLHQTKNTLQIVKSPSYILLLCIMVTLYSCGSTTHENAKQSATETQPTPISFWLGTYTSKPDEGFHLINFYPESHTFDSVLIQSDINNPSFVISNQKRDLVFAVQEEGGEKGGSVSSFRFDQAANTLKKLSTSSTKGSGPCYITLSPDEKYIFAGNYGSGDLAVLPIQDDGMLGEAIQTISHSGSSINQDRQTSPHVHSLVFHPNGKQLFVSDLGTDKVYVYDFDPSREQPLSTSDPRHFSVKAGSGPRHLIFNHTGDKIYLIHEMTSEVGLYDYNLDEKKVTFLDSYALTPQGFNGEKGAAEIRISKDGQYLYASNRGDSNEIIVFRINEQTGTLEKIQAITSGGLTPRNFALSPDENFVFVGNQNSDVILAYERNPQSGIIKKTNAELAIHRPVYFFMLGK from the coding sequence ATGGAATCATTAATAAATAATATTTACCTTCATCAAACAAAAAACACTTTACAAATCGTGAAATCACCCTCCTATATCTTGCTTTTGTGTATTATGGTCACACTCTATTCATGTGGGTCCACCACCCATGAAAACGCCAAGCAATCAGCTACGGAAACTCAGCCCACTCCTATCTCCTTCTGGCTGGGCACTTACACTTCAAAACCGGATGAAGGCTTTCATCTGATCAATTTTTATCCTGAAAGCCACACTTTTGATTCTGTGCTGATACAAAGCGACATTAACAACCCTTCCTTTGTGATCTCCAATCAAAAAAGGGATTTGGTTTTTGCCGTGCAGGAAGAAGGAGGGGAAAAAGGAGGCAGTGTATCTTCTTTCAGGTTTGACCAAGCAGCCAATACCCTCAAAAAACTCAGCACCAGCTCCACTAAAGGAAGTGGCCCCTGCTATATAACCTTGTCCCCAGATGAAAAATACATTTTCGCTGGCAACTACGGGAGTGGCGACTTGGCTGTCTTACCCATCCAAGATGATGGGATGCTGGGCGAAGCTATTCAAACCATTAGTCATTCAGGATCCAGTATCAATCAAGACCGACAAACTTCCCCGCATGTGCACAGCCTCGTTTTTCACCCTAATGGAAAACAGCTCTTTGTGTCAGACCTAGGAACGGACAAGGTCTATGTCTATGATTTTGACCCTAGCAGGGAGCAGCCATTGTCTACTTCTGACCCAAGGCACTTCAGTGTAAAGGCAGGATCAGGCCCTCGTCATTTGATCTTTAATCATACAGGTGACAAAATCTACCTCATCCACGAAATGACGTCAGAAGTAGGCCTGTATGATTATAACTTGGATGAAAAAAAGGTCACTTTCTTGGACAGTTATGCGCTTACACCTCAAGGCTTTAATGGTGAGAAAGGCGCCGCTGAGATAAGGATTTCCAAGGACGGCCAATACCTATACGCCTCTAACCGTGGCGACTCCAATGAGATCATTGTTTTTAGAATCAACGAACAAACCGGAACACTTGAAAAAATTCAAGCCATCACTTCTGGTGGACTGACCCCTAGGAATTTTGCACTTTCACCGGATGAAAATTTTGTTTTTGTGGGCAATCAAAACTCAGATGTCATCTTGGCTTATGAAAGAAACCCTCAATCTGGCATTATCAAAAAAACCAATGCTGAACTAGCCATTCATCGACCTGTCTATTTCTTTATGTTGGGCAAATAA
- a CDS encoding cold-shock protein, protein MNTGRVKFFNESKGFGFIIDDESSKEYFVHITGLVDEVKEDDEVTFDLKEGRKGLNAVNVKLS, encoded by the coding sequence ATGAACACAGGAAGAGTTAAATTTTTTAACGAGTCTAAAGGATTCGGATTTATTATTGACGATGAGTCATCAAAAGAGTATTTCGTACACATCACCGGTTTGGTAGATGAAGTTAAAGAAGATGACGAAGTGACTTTCGACCTTAAAGAAGGAAGAAAGGGTCTTAATGCCGTGAATGTAAAATTATCATAA
- a CDS encoding o-succinylbenzoate synthase produces the protein MEENPVKVDAEWQKYTLDFKFDAGTSRGVLKTKDSYFLKIWRPSETGVVGWGEAGPLPKLSPEDGENLAAVMDSYVYQLRKSTIPWSEEGILDFCSTMIGKGFPSLRFAFETALLDLYHGGKRKLLDNAFYDGQEQISINGLIWMGDTDFMLKQIEDKLDQGFSCIKMKIGAINFEEECRVLGYIRSRFSKDNITLRVDANGAFLPSEAMDKLRRLAAFDLHSIEQPIKAGQYEEMRQLCASSPLDIALDEDLIGIEEVSDKAALLDTVRPPFIILKPTLVGGIRSTREWIALAEERNIGWWMTSALESNIGLNAIAQLTSAFQVTLPQGLGTGQLYRNNVPSPLTIGNGSLSYHPEMGWGDI, from the coding sequence ATGGAGGAAAATCCGGTCAAAGTAGACGCTGAGTGGCAAAAGTACACGTTGGATTTTAAGTTTGATGCGGGCACTTCCCGGGGAGTGCTGAAGACCAAGGATTCGTATTTTTTGAAAATATGGAGACCAAGCGAAACGGGAGTCGTGGGCTGGGGAGAAGCCGGTCCCTTGCCAAAGCTGAGCCCCGAAGACGGTGAAAACCTTGCGGCCGTGATGGACAGCTATGTGTACCAACTTCGTAAGAGCACCATCCCTTGGTCAGAGGAAGGAATACTGGATTTTTGTAGCACCATGATTGGTAAGGGCTTTCCCAGTCTGCGCTTTGCCTTTGAAACAGCATTGCTGGACTTGTACCATGGAGGTAAGAGAAAGTTGTTGGACAATGCGTTCTATGATGGCCAAGAACAGATTTCGATCAATGGATTGATCTGGATGGGCGACACGGACTTTATGTTAAAGCAAATAGAGGACAAACTGGATCAGGGTTTTTCTTGCATCAAAATGAAAATAGGTGCGATCAATTTTGAAGAGGAATGCCGGGTGCTCGGTTATATCCGTAGTCGGTTTTCCAAAGATAACATCACCTTGCGAGTAGATGCCAATGGGGCTTTTTTGCCGAGTGAGGCGATGGATAAACTCCGCCGATTGGCCGCATTTGACCTGCACAGCATCGAGCAGCCAATCAAGGCGGGGCAGTATGAGGAAATGCGGCAGTTATGTGCCTCAAGTCCATTGGACATTGCGCTGGATGAGGATTTGATAGGGATCGAGGAGGTAAGTGATAAGGCTGCCTTGTTGGACACTGTTCGGCCGCCATTTATCATTTTGAAACCCACCTTGGTAGGGGGGATTCGTTCTACACGGGAATGGATTGCTCTAGCCGAAGAGCGTAATATTGGTTGGTGGATGACCTCTGCCTTAGAGAGTAATATCGGGCTTAATGCTATTGCCCAGCTTACGTCTGCTTTTCAAGTGACCTTGCCACAAGGCTTGGGAACGGGGCAATTGTACCGTAATAATGTTCCTTCTCCATTGACCATTGGGAACGGTAGTCTTTCCTATCATCCCGAAATGGGCTGGGGAGATATTTAG
- a CDS encoding S-adenosylmethionine:tRNA ribosyltransferase-isomerase, whose protein sequence is MGITPDIKLSDYHYHLPEDRIAKFPLEKRDRSKLLHFEDGKIGHHHFYDLPELLPSDTLMVFNNTKVIPARLIFQRESGARIEIFLLQPIAPSTVINQIMQHTGSVTWQAMIGNSKKWKDGEILTGKVLINDRPLTITASLANRTDRQVTINWEDEQLPFAAVVEAAGEVPLPPYLNRKATSEDKPRYQTVYSKKEGAVAAPTAGLHFTDEILKTLSDQGIKTDYLTLHVGAGTFQPIKDEIVTHHPMHSEQVVVSKENIQYLLGHKGNIVAVGTTSMRSLESIYWYGVKLLNGDGKDFLIPKLYPYQQRLKKASFEESFRAIMDHMTEENLNEITGSTEIFIMPGYRFKVCNGLLTNFHQPASTLILLVAAFTKGHWQKIYSEALSHDYRFLSYGDSSLLWHHKKA, encoded by the coding sequence ATGGGCATCACTCCTGACATCAAGCTCTCCGACTATCATTACCACCTACCGGAAGACCGCATCGCGAAGTTTCCCCTAGAAAAAAGAGATCGATCAAAATTACTTCATTTTGAAGACGGAAAAATAGGCCATCACCACTTTTATGATTTACCAGAACTATTGCCTTCCGACACATTGATGGTGTTCAATAATACAAAAGTAATTCCGGCAAGGCTTATTTTTCAACGGGAATCGGGCGCAAGGATAGAGATATTTCTCCTACAGCCAATAGCACCATCCACCGTCATCAATCAAATCATGCAGCACACTGGCTCAGTCACTTGGCAGGCCATGATCGGCAACTCAAAAAAGTGGAAAGACGGTGAAATACTCACAGGAAAAGTCTTGATAAACGATAGGCCACTCACCATTACCGCTTCCCTAGCCAACCGTACAGATCGTCAAGTAACGATCAATTGGGAAGATGAGCAGCTGCCCTTTGCCGCTGTGGTGGAAGCAGCTGGCGAAGTGCCCCTCCCGCCATACCTCAACAGGAAAGCCACCAGTGAAGATAAACCCCGCTACCAAACCGTCTATTCTAAAAAGGAAGGCGCTGTGGCAGCCCCCACTGCCGGTCTACACTTCACCGATGAAATCCTCAAAACCCTTTCTGATCAAGGGATAAAAACGGACTACCTGACCCTCCATGTCGGAGCGGGCACATTTCAGCCTATTAAAGATGAAATCGTCACACACCACCCCATGCACAGCGAACAGGTGGTCGTCTCCAAAGAAAATATCCAGTACTTATTAGGACACAAAGGTAATATAGTCGCCGTGGGCACGACCAGTATGCGTTCCTTGGAGAGTATTTACTGGTATGGTGTAAAACTACTTAATGGAGACGGAAAAGACTTCCTCATCCCAAAGCTATACCCCTATCAGCAGCGACTGAAAAAGGCTTCTTTTGAAGAGAGTTTTCGGGCAATTATGGATCACATGACGGAAGAAAATCTCAATGAAATCACTGGAAGCACTGAAATTTTCATCATGCCAGGCTATCGATTCAAGGTGTGTAACGGCCTTCTTACCAACTTTCACCAACCAGCATCAACACTCATCCTACTCGTGGCCGCTTTTACAAAAGGCCACTGGCAAAAGATTTATAGCGAAGCCCTGTCACATGATTATAGGTTCCTAAGCTATGGAGATAGTAGTCTACTCTGGCACCATAAAAAAGCCTAA
- a CDS encoding LytR/AlgR family response regulator transcription factor produces the protein MGEVIYHHGTAMSKKNSNLENHHSEHEDLLIKDALFVRDKGCLRRVKFKNVLWLKGDGNYTTLVTKDKVYSLRNILKEFEAILPEEEFVRIHKSYLVRLDRITTISPKEVTIEQERVPVGRTYYQKLIHGINKLGAGA, from the coding sequence ATGGGAGAAGTAATCTATCATCACGGGACTGCAATGAGTAAAAAAAATTCAAACCTAGAGAACCACCACTCTGAACACGAAGACCTTTTGATCAAAGACGCGCTCTTTGTCCGGGATAAAGGCTGCCTTCGGCGTGTAAAGTTTAAAAACGTACTTTGGCTAAAAGGTGATGGGAACTACACTACCTTGGTCACGAAAGACAAGGTTTATTCACTGCGCAATATCCTTAAGGAGTTTGAAGCCATTTTGCCAGAGGAAGAATTTGTAAGAATACACAAATCCTACTTGGTAAGACTGGACAGAATCACTACGATATCACCTAAAGAAGTGACGATCGAGCAAGAGCGTGTTCCTGTTGGAAGAACGTATTATCAGAAGCTTATTCACGGAATCAATAAGTTGGGCGCTGGAGCTTAG